A window from Deltaproteobacteria bacterium encodes these proteins:
- a CDS encoding prepilin-type N-terminal cleavage/methylation domain-containing protein → MKKEKQTMKNEKGFTLIEIIAVLIILGILAATAIPKYFDMQAEAEIKSLHIALNDMKSRAVTAYAKSMIVNNGVAQTIGAFSVLGFTSTLDVTDAYQDFAGTWNFASNTQINYDGKNFDSATFTLTAGTPPTIDLSVTR, encoded by the coding sequence ATGAAAAAGGAGAAACAAACGATGAAAAACGAAAAGGGTTTCACGCTCATAGAGATCATCGCGGTCCTTATCATTCTGGGTATCCTTGCAGCGACAGCCATTCCCAAATACTTCGACATGCAGGCAGAGGCGGAAATCAAGAGCCTCCATATCGCGTTGAACGATATGAAGAGCCGGGCCGTCACGGCCTACGCGAAATCCATGATTGTAAACAACGGAGTGGCACAAACGATCGGCGCCTTTTCCGTTCTGGGATTTACGTCGACCCTTGACGTGACCGATGCCTATCAGGATTTTGCGGGAACCTGGAACTTTGCGAGTAATACCCAGATCAATTATGACGGCAAGAATTTCGATTCGGCCACCTTCACCCTGACCGCCGGGACCCCTCCGACGATCGATCTGTCCGTTACGAGATAG
- the acs gene encoding acetate--CoA ligase yields the protein MAVSEQEFYEKVFPVPDHVRGKSYIKSREEYEKMYRESVETPDVFWAREAEKRLSWMKPFDQNRVSDWSFDKDELHVKWFEGGKLNVSYNCLDRHLATKKNKAAIIFEGNDPNDWKTFTYFDMYREVNKFANVLKKLGIGKGDRVSIYLPMIPELVITMMACTRVGAVHSIVFGGFSAEALRDRINDCGAKLLITCDGTFRGAKAVPQKSNADKAVAQCPSIEKQIVVKRTGIEVPMKEGMDLWYEELMADAPLYCEPEEMDAEDPLFVLYTSGSTGKPKGVVHTTGGYLLYAAITHQLAFDVHDEDIFWCTADIGWVTGHTYCVYGPLCNGSTSIIFEGVPSYPAYDRFWAIVEKYNVNIFYTAPTAIRAIAKEGDAWVDKHDISSLRVLGSVGEPLNPEAWLWYYNKIGAGRCTIVDTWWQSETGGHMILPLPGAIDIKPAKAMVPFFGVVPVLLDDEGKEIEGPARGSLCIKTAWPGMLRGVWGDPEKFRENYFVQANGYYFTGDGAERDEDGDIQITGRVDDVINVSGHRMGTAEIEAALAAYPDVAEAAVVGFPHDLKGQGIFAYVTLKNDVEKTDELRKALVQHVRAEIGPIASPDFIQWADGLPKTRSGKIMRRILRKVAAKDFTEFGDTSTLAEPGVVGELVEARKKLG from the coding sequence ATGGCCGTGAGTGAACAGGAATTCTATGAAAAGGTGTTTCCCGTACCCGATCACGTCAGGGGAAAATCCTACATAAAAAGCAGGGAAGAATATGAAAAAATGTACCGTGAATCGGTGGAAACCCCCGATGTTTTCTGGGCCCGCGAAGCCGAGAAACGGTTGAGCTGGATGAAACCCTTTGATCAGAACCGGGTGAGCGACTGGTCCTTTGACAAGGACGAGCTCCATGTGAAGTGGTTTGAGGGTGGAAAACTGAATGTGAGTTACAACTGCCTTGACCGGCACCTGGCGACGAAAAAGAACAAGGCAGCCATCATTTTTGAGGGAAACGACCCCAACGACTGGAAGACCTTTACCTATTTCGACATGTACCGTGAAGTGAACAAGTTCGCCAATGTATTGAAGAAACTGGGAATCGGAAAGGGGGACCGGGTATCCATCTATCTTCCCATGATCCCGGAACTGGTGATCACCATGATGGCCTGCACCCGCGTGGGAGCGGTTCACTCCATCGTGTTCGGCGGCTTTTCGGCGGAGGCCCTTCGGGACCGTATCAACGACTGCGGCGCGAAGCTTCTCATAACCTGTGACGGAACATTTCGCGGCGCGAAGGCGGTCCCCCAGAAATCGAACGCTGACAAGGCTGTCGCCCAGTGCCCGTCGATCGAAAAACAGATCGTCGTCAAGAGAACCGGTATCGAAGTTCCCATGAAGGAGGGGATGGACCTCTGGTACGAGGAACTGATGGCCGACGCACCCCTCTATTGCGAGCCCGAGGAGATGGACGCGGAGGACCCCCTCTTTGTTCTTTACACGTCGGGATCGACAGGGAAACCCAAGGGCGTCGTGCATACCACGGGAGGGTATCTCCTGTACGCCGCTATTACCCATCAGCTTGCCTTTGACGTGCATGATGAGGATATCTTCTGGTGCACCGCCGATATCGGGTGGGTTACCGGCCACACCTACTGTGTCTACGGGCCGCTGTGCAACGGTTCGACGAGCATCATCTTCGAAGGTGTCCCCAGTTACCCCGCCTACGACCGTTTCTGGGCGATCGTGGAAAAATACAATGTCAATATCTTCTATACGGCGCCGACGGCGATCCGCGCCATTGCGAAGGAAGGCGACGCGTGGGTCGACAAGCATGACATTTCATCGCTGCGGGTGCTCGGTTCCGTCGGGGAACCGCTGAACCCCGAAGCATGGCTCTGGTACTACAATAAGATCGGCGCGGGCCGCTGCACGATCGTCGATACCTGGTGGCAGTCGGAGACAGGCGGGCACATGATCCTTCCTCTCCCGGGCGCCATTGATATCAAACCGGCCAAGGCAATGGTTCCCTTCTTCGGTGTCGTCCCCGTCCTGCTTGATGATGAGGGCAAGGAGATCGAAGGGCCGGCCAGGGGCTCGCTGTGCATCAAGACCGCCTGGCCCGGCATGCTCCGTGGCGTCTGGGGAGACCCGGAGAAGTTCAGGGAAAATTATTTCGTCCAGGCAAACGGCTATTATTTCACCGGTGACGGCGCGGAACGCGATGAGGACGGCGATATCCAGATCACCGGCCGGGTGGATGACGTTATCAATGTGTCGGGTCATCGCATGGGCACCGCCGAGATCGAAGCGGCCCTTGCCGCCTATCCCGATGTGGCGGAGGCCGCCGTCGTGGGATTCCCCCATGATCTGAAGGGGCAGGGCATCTTTGCCTATGTGACGTTGAAAAATGACGTGGAGAAGACCGATGAGCTCCGGAAAGCCCTCGTACAGCATGTAAGGGCTGAGATCGGTCCCATTGCCTCGCCCGACTTCATCCAGTGGGCCGACGGGCTTCCCAAGACACGGAGCGGCAAGATTATGCGACGGATCCTGCGAAAGGTCGCCGCCAAAGATTTTACGGAATTCGGCGATACCTCGACGCTTGCCGAACCGGGTGTTGTGGGTGAGCTCGTAGAAGCACGCAAAAAGCTCGGCTGA
- a CDS encoding TIGR02281 family clan AA aspartic protease — protein sequence MEKNRGYFMHGHRAHVVITMIIFVVAALAVICSPAGAEKVYKWIDDDGVIHLSDSPPRKSESAKNSVEVIRVPMSRNRGASDSVSDEGGITIPLTATNQGYLVDVLFNDSVKATLVLDTGASLVVISENLFRRLGQKKLRGAPKVKLITANGLIEADPSIIRKIQVGTVFKENVPTAVTPDSVMYENCDGLLGLSFLRDFHMTIDHEKKTIVLKER from the coding sequence ATGGAAAAAAACAGGGGATATTTCATGCACGGACATCGGGCCCATGTCGTCATCACGATGATCATCTTCGTTGTGGCGGCTCTCGCTGTGATATGTTCACCGGCAGGTGCTGAGAAGGTCTACAAATGGATCGATGATGATGGTGTTATCCACCTTTCTGACAGTCCTCCCCGTAAATCGGAGAGTGCAAAAAATTCTGTGGAAGTCATCCGTGTGCCCATGAGCAGAAACCGTGGTGCTTCCGATTCGGTGTCCGATGAAGGGGGAATCACAATACCTCTTACAGCCACGAATCAGGGATATCTGGTAGATGTCCTTTTTAACGATTCCGTGAAGGCAACGCTGGTACTCGATACTGGTGCGAGTCTGGTGGTAATTTCGGAAAATCTCTTTCGACGGTTGGGACAGAAGAAACTTCGAGGTGCGCCGAAAGTGAAGCTTATAACAGCAAACGGCCTTATTGAAGCGGACCCGTCAATAATCAGAAAAATACAGGTCGGTACGGTTTTTAAGGAAAATGTACCGACAGCGGTGACGCCGGACAGCGTCATGTATGAGAACTGTGACGGTCTTTTGGGACTGAGCTTTCTCCGTGATTTTCACATGACCATCGATCATGAGAAAAAAACGATCGTATTAAAAGAACGGTAA
- a CDS encoding diguanylate cyclase, protein MKFQWTIRKKLFFSHFLAIILVSGSIGTYFYFSSVTSLMESLQDRLRYSAALISRTIDAAELHGIDDESDTSDPAYLKTLSELRMYRRMNQDIAYLYIMHRVGEKVYFVVDSDETEAQALPGREYEETVPTLMAGFTGISVDDRIYSDEWGSFLSGYAPIKNGMGEYLVGIDMRATEVQKKFQALRISGIVSLACSVLLAMIFSTLLASRLTVPISMLISRCRAIADGRLDQQIDVRTNDELNDLIDAFNGMSQNLSDSELKKQHAYDALERARDELEIRVEQRTRDLKEVNEQLSQEVTDRIRAEKALEQAAMTDPLTGLLNRRAMTGYLRHEMARNKRIGAPFAILLADLDHFKDINDMKGHDVGDEVLIETARRLRNIIRGQDTVSRWGGEEFLLLLPDTDLSGGMIVAEKIRGRVADETYLASGKIVTATISIGAAQYQAGQSIDDCIKAADIALYNAKTRGRNRAESQE, encoded by the coding sequence ATGAAATTTCAGTGGACGATCAGAAAAAAGCTGTTCTTCAGCCATTTCCTGGCCATTATACTGGTATCGGGAAGCATCGGCACTTACTTCTATTTCAGTTCTGTCACGAGCCTCATGGAAAGTCTCCAGGACCGGCTGCGGTACAGCGCCGCCCTGATCAGCAGGACCATAGACGCCGCCGAGCTTCACGGTATCGATGATGAATCGGATACATCAGACCCCGCCTACCTGAAGACACTCTCCGAACTGCGCATGTACCGCCGCATGAACCAGGACATCGCCTATCTCTATATCATGCACCGGGTCGGCGAAAAGGTATACTTCGTCGTTGATTCCGATGAGACGGAAGCTCAGGCGCTGCCTGGCAGGGAATATGAGGAAACCGTTCCCACACTCATGGCGGGCTTTACAGGCATTTCCGTGGACGACCGGATATACAGTGATGAATGGGGCTCCTTTCTTTCAGGATACGCTCCCATCAAGAACGGCATGGGCGAGTACCTCGTGGGAATCGACATGCGGGCCACGGAGGTGCAGAAAAAATTTCAGGCCCTGCGGATATCGGGCATTGTCTCACTGGCCTGTTCCGTTCTGCTGGCGATGATATTCAGCACGCTTCTGGCGTCCCGCCTGACCGTTCCCATCAGTATGCTCATCTCACGCTGCCGGGCCATTGCCGACGGCCGTCTGGACCAGCAGATCGATGTGCGAACGAATGATGAACTGAACGATCTCATAGACGCATTCAACGGCATGTCGCAGAACCTGTCGGATTCGGAATTGAAAAAGCAGCATGCCTATGATGCCCTCGAGCGTGCCCGTGACGAGCTTGAGATCCGCGTTGAGCAGCGGACCAGGGACCTGAAGGAAGTGAATGAACAACTGAGCCAGGAGGTGACAGATCGCATCCGCGCTGAAAAGGCGCTTGAACAGGCTGCTATGACCGATCCCCTGACAGGGTTGCTCAATCGCCGGGCCATGACAGGATATCTGCGGCATGAAATGGCGCGTAACAAGCGAATCGGTGCCCCCTTTGCGATCCTCCTGGCCGATCTGGACCATTTCAAGGATATCAATGACATGAAGGGACACGATGTGGGCGACGAGGTGCTCATCGAAACGGCGAGACGGCTGAGAAACATTATCCGCGGCCAGGATACGGTATCGCGGTGGGGTGGGGAGGAGTTCCTCCTCCTGCTGCCCGATACGGACCTCTCGGGCGGCATGATCGTCGCGGAAAAGATCCGTGGGCGGGTGGCGGATGAAACGTACCTCGCGAGCGGAAAGATCGTCACCGCGACGATCAGTATCGGAGCGGCTCAGTACCAGGCAGGTCAAAGTATCGACGATTGTATAAAAGCCGCTGATATCGCCCTGTACAATGCAAAAACGCGCGGTCGCAACCGGGCGGAATCTCAGGAATAG
- a CDS encoding DUF401 family protein — translation MTEMVQHIPAIIRVVIAFFVILAAIRGRLSLGNAFLLGALCLGVLFGLDARSMAGTLLRSVIYPKTLFLAIVVSLILVLSSSMELAGQMNRLLSRFRGLISKPRITLVIFPALIGLLPMPGGAVFSAPMVKELGGRTGLGPDHLSYINYWFRHIWEYWWPLYPGVLLATSLSGIDLWTFAVSMIPLTLAAFAFGYLPLRNLHLPAGEGQAGRRPSLVPFLRELSPIALVIAGGLGLGMVFSHFFPESNVAKESGLIIALCIAIVWVWYDNRLGPVKIRRVLTDPHILSMLYMVLAIFAFKGILEGSQAITLINDEIARLHVPLTAVVVLLPFFVGAVVGITVAFVGSTFPIIISLVVSFDGTSSLMPYIMLAMGCGFLGVMLTPLHLCFMLSNQYFKTGITAVYRHMVLPCLCFFLVCLSYFFILRRLFDSL, via the coding sequence ATGACGGAAATGGTTCAACATATTCCGGCGATCATACGGGTCGTCATCGCTTTTTTCGTCATCCTGGCCGCCATCCGGGGAAGATTATCCCTCGGCAACGCTTTTCTCCTCGGTGCCCTCTGCCTGGGGGTCCTCTTCGGACTGGACGCCCGCTCCATGGCCGGGACCCTGTTGCGGTCTGTCATCTATCCCAAAACACTTTTCCTGGCCATTGTCGTCTCCCTTATCCTTGTCCTCAGCAGCAGCATGGAGCTCGCAGGGCAGATGAACCGGCTTCTCTCCCGTTTCCGGGGCCTGATATCGAAACCAAGGATCACTCTTGTCATCTTTCCCGCATTGATCGGTCTCCTTCCAATGCCGGGCGGGGCCGTTTTTTCGGCCCCCATGGTGAAGGAACTGGGCGGGCGGACCGGGTTGGGTCCTGACCATCTGAGTTACATCAATTACTGGTTTCGCCATATCTGGGAATACTGGTGGCCTTTGTATCCCGGCGTGCTACTGGCCACCAGTCTTTCAGGCATCGATCTCTGGACTTTCGCGGTTTCCATGATCCCTCTTACCCTGGCGGCCTTTGCATTTGGATATCTGCCCCTCAGGAATCTGCACCTGCCTGCCGGTGAGGGTCAGGCGGGACGGCGCCCGTCCCTGGTCCCGTTTCTTCGGGAACTGTCGCCGATCGCGCTGGTGATCGCCGGCGGACTTGGCCTGGGAATGGTATTCTCTCACTTTTTTCCGGAGAGCAATGTTGCCAAGGAATCGGGGTTGATCATCGCTCTGTGCATTGCCATTGTCTGGGTCTGGTACGATAACCGGCTGGGCCCGGTGAAGATCAGAAGGGTGCTCACCGACCCTCACATCCTAAGCATGTTGTACATGGTGTTGGCCATTTTCGCATTCAAGGGAATTCTTGAAGGAAGTCAAGCGATTACGTTGATCAATGACGAGATCGCCAGGCTCCATGTCCCCCTCACCGCCGTTGTGGTGCTCCTTCCTTTTTTCGTGGGGGCCGTCGTGGGAATTACCGTTGCTTTTGTGGGAAGTACCTTTCCCATCATAATATCTCTCGTGGTGTCCTTCGACGGGACGTCGTCGCTGATGCCCTACATCATGCTTGCCATGGGATGCGGGTTCCTGGGGGTCATGCTCACCCCCCTGCATCTCTGTTTCATGCTCTCCAATCAGTATTTTAAAACGGGGATCACAGCCGTATACCGGCATATGGTTCTGCCCTGCCTGTGTTTTTTCCTTGTCTGCCTGTCCTACTTCTTTATTTTACGACGGTTGTTCGACTCACTGTAA
- a CDS encoding RluA family pseudouridine synthase, giving the protein MNGRNKRMTLSWTVVDGSSPRACEFVARETGLPKGRVKDAMSKGALWVRRKGSPGRRLRRATTVLKKGDIVEFYYDEALLAREPPRGLCLEDFENYSLWYKPSGLMAQGTKFGDHCSLLRQAELFFGGERGVFPVHRLDRETAGLVLTAHTRAAAAKLSRLFREGLVIKRYRAEVSGNLANWKRSGAMEGPVQGREARTEFTFREYRIETDSSLVDITLGTGRTHQIRRHFAAAGFPLVGDPRYGRGNKNREGMMLCARELVFECPFGGGRRSFCVDRYPDICGSL; this is encoded by the coding sequence ATGAACGGCAGAAATAAAAGAATGACATTGTCATGGACCGTGGTTGACGGTTCATCCCCGCGGGCCTGTGAATTCGTGGCACGTGAAACGGGGCTTCCGAAAGGCCGCGTCAAGGACGCCATGAGCAAGGGCGCCCTGTGGGTCCGCAGGAAAGGCTCACCGGGAAGGCGGCTGCGGCGGGCCACGACGGTGCTCAAAAAGGGCGATATCGTGGAGTTCTATTACGATGAAGCCCTGCTGGCCCGTGAACCGCCGCGCGGCCTGTGCCTGGAGGATTTTGAGAACTACAGCCTGTGGTACAAACCTTCAGGGTTGATGGCGCAGGGGACGAAGTTCGGAGACCATTGCTCGCTTCTTCGCCAGGCGGAGCTCTTCTTCGGTGGTGAGCGTGGCGTGTTCCCCGTTCACCGTCTTGACCGGGAAACGGCGGGCCTTGTTCTGACAGCTCACACCCGGGCGGCGGCGGCGAAGCTTTCCCGCCTGTTTCGTGAAGGCCTGGTCATCAAGCGATACCGTGCCGAGGTCTCCGGAAACCTTGCGAACTGGAAAAGATCGGGTGCCATGGAGGGGCCGGTACAGGGCAGGGAGGCCCGCACGGAATTTACATTCAGGGAGTACCGGATCGAAACGGATTCGTCCCTCGTCGATATCACGCTCGGGACGGGGCGAACGCACCAGATACGCCGCCATTTCGCCGCTGCGGGTTTCCCCCTGGTCGGGGACCCACGGTACGGCAGAGGGAACAAGAACCGGGAGGGGATGATGCTGTGTGCCCGGGAACTTGTGTTCGAGTGCCCTTTCGGCGGGGGTCGCCGTTCTTTCTGCGTGGATCGGTACCCCGATATATGCGGGTCTCTGTGA
- a CDS encoding LysE family translocator, whose protein sequence is MMEAILAGFVLGLPAGLAPGPLLAFVLAQTIKHGPIEGIKSSLAPLVTDVPIIILSLVLMKHVARFGPLFGIVSLAGGLYLIYLAYDCARVPVQSEGLLAEYPRSLRKAVLINFLNPHPYLFWATVGAPLIIRFAGKSSAVAVLFLIFFYIGLVGSKVLLALVGGRYRTVLTGRGYRYILRVLSGALVLFAVFLLKEAWRYLGSGGTFL, encoded by the coding sequence ATGATGGAAGCCATTCTGGCCGGGTTTGTATTGGGACTCCCGGCGGGGCTGGCGCCGGGACCGCTTCTCGCCTTCGTGCTTGCCCAGACGATAAAGCATGGTCCGATCGAGGGAATCAAGAGTTCTTTGGCCCCGCTTGTCACCGATGTTCCCATAATTATACTTTCTCTTGTTCTCATGAAACATGTGGCCCGTTTCGGCCCGCTCTTCGGCATCGTTTCCCTTGCGGGCGGGCTCTACCTGATCTATCTGGCCTATGACTGTGCGCGGGTACCGGTTCAGAGTGAGGGACTGCTCGCTGAATATCCCCGGTCGCTCCGAAAGGCCGTTCTCATCAACTTCCTGAACCCTCACCCCTATCTCTTCTGGGCGACCGTCGGGGCGCCGCTGATCATTCGGTTTGCCGGGAAGAGCTCGGCGGTGGCTGTTCTGTTCCTTATTTTTTTCTATATCGGCCTTGTGGGTTCAAAAGTTCTTCTCGCCCTCGTGGGTGGGCGATACCGGACCGTGCTTACGGGACGTGGATATCGGTATATACTGCGCGTCCTTTCCGGGGCGCTTGTGCTCTTCGCCGTCTTTCTGCTGAAAGAGGCCTGGCGGTATCTCGGTTCCGGAGGGACCTTCCTGTAA